Proteins encoded within one genomic window of Burkholderiaceae bacterium:
- a CDS encoding Transcriptional regulator, GntR family domain / Aspartate aminotransferase has product MANPRAIQWAQLFALPEQPALTLQGRLRLAVVQAVLHGHLRPGAALPSSRELAAVMGLSRNTVTSAYLQLIDEGFLEARPRSGVFVAANARPRSAAPLAPTEAAAGGRLPDWSARVLRSLIDRPTLSKPDQWRAYPYPFVYGNYDPQLFPTEDFRECCVRSLARSQLPQWAPDFETDDVADLIEQIRTRLLPRRGVFAAPEEIIVTVGAQHAYYLLAEALLARTSWIGIEEPGHPHARNSFSMRDPQWVPVPVDAQGVVVDALPRLDYLFVTPSHQSPTTVTLSLDRRQALLALAESRDFVVIEDDYEAENLYEGEPMPALKSLDRSGRVIYIGSVSKSLSPVLRLGYVVAPRALIRQLRVIRHAMIRHPSAFLQHAYALFLSLGHHESHARRVNAAMQERLATAARALREHLPEFVFEMPQGGASIWVRAPHWIDSGELALVARGHGVLIEAGGVFFADPPYPCPYFRMRLSSIAADRIPDGMRALALAVHEMAQGRFDAPAA; this is encoded by the coding sequence ATGGCCAACCCTAGAGCGATACAGTGGGCGCAGCTGTTCGCCCTGCCGGAGCAGCCCGCATTGACCTTGCAGGGCCGGCTGCGGCTTGCCGTGGTGCAGGCGGTGCTGCACGGTCATCTGCGGCCGGGGGCGGCGCTGCCGTCGTCGCGCGAGTTGGCCGCGGTCATGGGCTTGAGCCGCAACACGGTGACCTCGGCCTATCTGCAGCTGATCGACGAGGGATTTCTCGAAGCGCGCCCGCGCAGCGGTGTGTTCGTCGCGGCGAATGCGCGGCCGCGGTCAGCGGCGCCGCTCGCGCCGACCGAGGCCGCGGCCGGCGGGCGCCTACCGGACTGGTCCGCCCGCGTGCTGCGCTCGCTGATCGACCGGCCGACCTTGTCGAAGCCGGACCAGTGGCGCGCCTATCCATATCCGTTCGTCTACGGCAACTACGATCCGCAGCTGTTCCCGACCGAAGACTTCCGCGAGTGCTGCGTGCGCAGTCTCGCGCGCTCCCAGCTACCGCAATGGGCTCCGGACTTCGAGACCGACGACGTCGCCGATCTGATCGAGCAGATACGCACGCGCCTGCTGCCCAGGCGCGGCGTGTTCGCCGCGCCCGAGGAGATCATCGTCACTGTCGGCGCGCAGCATGCCTATTACCTGCTGGCCGAAGCCCTGCTCGCGCGAACCAGTTGGATCGGGATCGAGGAGCCCGGCCACCCGCATGCGCGCAACAGCTTTTCGATGCGCGACCCCCAATGGGTTCCGGTTCCGGTCGACGCCCAGGGCGTCGTCGTCGACGCGCTGCCCAGGCTCGACTATCTGTTCGTCACCCCGTCGCATCAGAGCCCGACCACGGTGACGCTCAGCCTCGATCGGCGCCAAGCACTGCTGGCCCTGGCCGAGTCGCGCGACTTCGTCGTGATCGAGGACGACTACGAAGCGGAAAACCTGTACGAAGGCGAGCCCATGCCCGCGCTCAAGAGCCTCGACCGCAGCGGACGCGTGATCTACATCGGCTCGGTATCGAAGAGCCTGTCACCGGTGCTGCGGCTGGGCTACGTGGTGGCGCCGCGGGCACTGATCCGGCAGCTGCGGGTGATCCGCCACGCAATGATCCGGCACCCGAGTGCCTTTCTGCAGCATGCTTATGCGCTGTTCCTATCGCTCGGCCATCACGAGTCGCACGCGCGGCGCGTCAACGCCGCGATGCAGGAGCGCCTGGCGACGGCTGCGCGCGCGCTGCGCGAGCACCTGCCGGAGTTCGTGTTCGAAATGCCGCAGGGCGGCGCCTCGATCTGGGTGCGTGCGCCGCACTGGATCGATTCGGGAGAGCTCGCGCTGGTTGCGCGCGGCCACGGCGTGCTGATCGAGGCCGGCGGGGTGTTCTTCGCCGATCCACCTTACCCATGCCCCTATTTCCGGATGCGGTTGTCTTCGATTGCCGCGGATCGGATCCCGGATGGCATGCGCGCGCTTGCGCTTGCCGTGCACGAGATGGCGCAGGGTCGTTTCGACGCCCCGGCGGCCTGA